In Muribaculum gordoncarteri, the genomic window GTCGGGAGTCTTTATCCCCTCAATAAGCCTCGGCTCGAGCGAATGTCGGTCGACATGCCACAACCCGCCCTGACTCGTTATGAGAAGGTCGCCGTGAGGGGTCATCGCGAGAGTGTGCAATATATAAGGAGTGCGCATTATTTGGCGCCACGACAGGGTGCGCGGGTCAAACTGCAGCAGTATCGAATTGCCGAAATTGGTGCGTATCTGATAGATTTTTCCGTCGGGAAAGTACCTTACGAGCGATGAGCCCCTGAACTTTCCGGCGATGTCGTCGCCGTAGGCTCGCGATTCAAACAGGGTGGCCGATGTGTTGCGGTCGAGGCCGCGCACCAATCCGGTGCTGTAGAATAGCATCACCGTGTCGCCCGTCACCTCCAGGTCCTGAAGGTTGCCGCTATCCTTTACCAACGGCAGGTGACGCTGACGCTCCACATCCCACAGCCCGGCGGAGTCAACAAGCCAGATGTCGCTCCTGCGGTCGAGGAAGAGGTCGTTGACGCGCCCTCCCGAGGGCTTCATCGTCGTGAACATCCCCTCAAGGTCGTTTACATAACCCATGCGGTTTACATCGAGGCACTGCATGTTGTGACGCTCCTTTATCCAGAGCCGGTTGTCGCGTCCCGCATACACGTGATAGGCGCCGTCGTAATCGGCAAGCCTGTACATGCTTGAGTCAACGTAGTGAACATAGTCGAATCCCCCGCCGTTGTAGATGTTGACATTCCCCGAAGTGGTCACGGCCATGCGTCCGTCATGCAGCTGCAGCAGATGAAGCACTTCGTTGTCGCTAAGTCCGTCACGTGTGCCGATGCGTGTAAACACAAGGCCGTCGACCCGTATCGAGGCACTTGATGTGACGATGACGGCAAGAAGCGTGATGATTGCGGCAATCAGGCGATGGTAGCGTTTCATGATGTTGCAAAATTATTCATTTTTCGGAATAAAAAACTTCAAAATGTCATGAAAAAATATTTTGTCATCCAAAGTGGCGTTTTTGTGTTGAATGTCATTTTTATTAATTAACTTTGCGTCAACTATTAGTATACGGTAACTTTAAAAATATTGCATAGAGATGAATCACGTGTCAAATCGCGTTCAATCGCTTGCACCGTCGCAGACACTTGCGATGTCGCAGAAGAGCAATGAGCTTAAGGCTCAGGGTGTGGATGTAATAAACCTGTCGGTAGGAGAACCCGACTTCAACACTCCCGAGCACATAAAGGAGGCCGCCAAGCGTGCCGTCGACGAGAACTACACTTTCTACACTCCCGTGCCGGGTTACATGACCTTGCGCAAGGCCATTTCGGAGAAACTGAAGAAGGAGAACGGCGTGGATTTCGCTCCCGAGCAGATTGTGGTTTCGGGCGGTGCAAAGCAGTCGCTGTGCAATGTCGTGCTGTCAGTTATCAACCCCGGCGACGAAGTTATCATTCCCACTCCGGCTTGGGTGAGCTACGTTGAGATGGTGCATCTCGCCGAGGGCAAGAACGTTCTCGTTCCCGCCACCATCGAGCAGGATTTCAAGATTACTCCCGAGCAGCTGCGTGCCGCTTTGACCGAGCGCACCCGCCTCATCATCTTCTGCTCGCCATCCAACCCCACCGGCAGCGTCTACAGCCGCGAGGAGCTCGCCGAGCTCGTAAAGGTGCTTGCCGACTATCCCGACGTGCTTGTGCTCGCCGACGAGATATATGAGCACATCAACTTCACCGGAAGCTTCACCTCGCTCGCCTCGTTCCCCGAAATCGCCGACCGCGTGTGCATCGTCAACGGCGTGTCAAAGGCTTATGCCATGACAGGATGGCGCATCGGATTCCTTGCCGCCCCGCTGTGGCTGGCACGTGCCACCAACAAGCTCCAGAGCCAGTACACCTCAGGCGCTTCGTCAATAGCACAGAAGGCCGCCGAGGCTGCCTACACCGGTTCGCAGGAGTGTGTCGAGGAGATGCGCAAGGCATTTGAGCGCCGCCGCGACCTCGTTGTGGGACTCGCACGCACCATCCCCGGATGGAAGGTCAACAATCCTCAGGGAGCTTTCTACCTCTTCCCCGAGGTGTCGAGCTACTTCGGCAAGCGTTACGGCGACACAGTGATCAACAACGACTCCGACCTCGCAATGTATCTGCTCGAGGAGGGACACGTGGCCACAGTTGCCGGCTCGGCATTCTGCACTCCCGGCTACATACGCCTCAGCTACGCTACCAGCGACGACAACATCCGTGAAGCCATGCGTCGCATCGAGGCCGCTCTCGCCAAGCTCGTGTGATGCCGGGGCGTTAAACCAAATTTACAAGTATAAGCAATAACTACAGGATATCCTAATGAAGCCTATCGAGGGTAAATCGGACTGTGTGGTGATTATTCCCACCTACAATGAGCGTGAAAACGCCGCCGCCATCATCGAGGCGGTCATGAACCAGCCTCACGAAATGGATGTGCTCGTGGTCGATGACGGTTCGCCCGACGGCACCGCCGCCATTGTGCGAGGAAAGATGGAGGAGCATCCCGGACGAGTGCATCTGCTTGAACGAAGCGGAAAGCTCGGACTCGGCACCGCCTACATCACCGGGTTCAAGTGGGCCATCGAGCGCAAGTATGAATACATATTCGAGATGGACGCCGACTTTTCCCACAACCCCGACGACCTCATGGCTCTATACAAAGCGTGTGCCGAAGGTGGCGCCGATGTGGCCATCGGTTCCCGTTACGTGACGGGGGTGAATGTGGTCAACTGGCCCATGGGGCGCGTGCTCATGTCCTACTACGCATCCAAATATGTGCGCATAGTGACCGGAATGCCCATCCGCGACACCACCGCGGGATTTGTGTGCTATCGCCGCCGCGTGCTCGAAACAATCAGGCTCGACGATGTGCGCTTCAAGGGCTATGCATTCCAGATTGAGATGAAGTTCACCGCCT contains:
- a CDS encoding pyridoxal phosphate-dependent aminotransferase — protein: MNHVSNRVQSLAPSQTLAMSQKSNELKAQGVDVINLSVGEPDFNTPEHIKEAAKRAVDENYTFYTPVPGYMTLRKAISEKLKKENGVDFAPEQIVVSGGAKQSLCNVVLSVINPGDEVIIPTPAWVSYVEMVHLAEGKNVLVPATIEQDFKITPEQLRAALTERTRLIIFCSPSNPTGSVYSREELAELVKVLADYPDVLVLADEIYEHINFTGSFTSLASFPEIADRVCIVNGVSKAYAMTGWRIGFLAAPLWLARATNKLQSQYTSGASSIAQKAAEAAYTGSQECVEEMRKAFERRRDLVVGLARTIPGWKVNNPQGAFYLFPEVSSYFGKRYGDTVINNDSDLAMYLLEEGHVATVAGSAFCTPGYIRLSYATSDDNIREAMRRIEAALAKLV
- a CDS encoding polyprenol monophosphomannose synthase, which translates into the protein MKPIEGKSDCVVIIPTYNERENAAAIIEAVMNQPHEMDVLVVDDGSPDGTAAIVRGKMEEHPGRVHLLERSGKLGLGTAYITGFKWAIERKYEYIFEMDADFSHNPDDLMALYKACAEGGADVAIGSRYVTGVNVVNWPMGRVLMSYYASKYVRIVTGMPIRDTTAGFVCYRRRVLETIRLDDVRFKGYAFQIEMKFTAYKCRFKIVEVPIVFVNRVLGESKMSSGIFSEAVFGVVRLKVWSWFHKYPDCSKK